Proteins from one Planctomycetota bacterium genomic window:
- a CDS encoding DUF362 domain-containing protein, with amino-acid sequence MRSIVYFVRARENEPRETLAKKTSLLWDKAGFGKLIKKDDFTAIKIHFGEEGGKGYIKPYFVKPVTEAIKGKKGKPFLTDTSTLYAGRRNNAVDHFQMAYEHGFTPENTGCPIIMADGLKGEHQVSVKAKSLFLTYVHLAGLVPFLDVIIGMGHPTGHLLTGYGGALKNLGMGFASRGGKLAQHSGMQPQTITEKCSGCGTCAGWCPSDAILMKNDKMKIDSAKCVGCGECFSVCPEGAIKISWDESSINVQKKMVDYVAEILKGKKSGFMNAALYITKQCDCMGANTGEPMAKDLGLLASLDPIAIDQATIDLVNKDAGEDVFKKHWPNLDYNVQLEYGEGKGVGSRAYEIKEL; translated from the coding sequence ATGCGAAGCATTGTTTATTTCGTGCGGGCAAGGGAAAACGAACCCAGGGAAACTCTTGCCAAGAAAACCAGTCTCCTGTGGGATAAAGCAGGCTTCGGCAAGCTAATCAAGAAAGATGATTTTACCGCCATAAAAATACATTTCGGGGAAGAAGGCGGGAAAGGGTATATCAAGCCTTATTTTGTCAAGCCCGTTACCGAAGCAATTAAGGGGAAAAAAGGGAAACCGTTCCTTACCGATACTTCCACTTTGTATGCTGGGAGACGTAATAACGCGGTCGATCATTTCCAGATGGCATACGAGCACGGCTTCACTCCGGAAAATACCGGATGCCCGATAATCATGGCCGATGGCTTAAAGGGAGAGCATCAGGTATCGGTAAAGGCAAAGAGCTTGTTTTTGACCTATGTCCATCTGGCCGGGCTCGTTCCTTTCCTCGACGTGATTATCGGGATGGGGCACCCGACCGGGCATCTTTTAACCGGTTACGGAGGCGCCTTGAAGAATTTAGGCATGGGCTTTGCCAGCCGCGGGGGAAAACTCGCCCAGCATTCCGGGATGCAGCCGCAGACTATTACAGAAAAATGCTCCGGCTGCGGGACCTGCGCCGGGTGGTGCCCTTCGGATGCCATACTTATGAAGAACGACAAAATGAAAATAGATTCGGCCAAATGCGTCGGCTGCGGCGAATGCTTCAGCGTTTGCCCCGAAGGGGCGATTAAAATATCATGGGATGAATCATCCATAAATGTCCAGAAGAAAATGGTCGATTACGTGGCGGAGATTTTAAAAGGCAAAAAATCCGGATTCATGAATGCGGCTCTCTATATAACCAAGCAATGCGATTGCATGGGGGCGAATACCGGGGAGCCGATGGCCAAGGATTTGGGACTTTTGGCGTCACTTGACCCGATTGCCATAGACCAGGCGACCATAGATTTGGTTAATAAGGATGCCGGCGAGGATGTGTTCAAGAAACACTGGCCGAATCTTGATTACAATGTCCAACTGGAATACGGTGAAGGAAAAGGGGTGGGTTCAAGGGCTTACGAGATAAAGGAATTATAA
- a CDS encoding thiazole synthase — MKHNILKIGKYEFKNRLFVGTGKYATFKLMAEALEASGTECVTVAVRRVNLNDKSKESLLDYIDKKKYVILPNTAGCYTVDEAVRTARLGREVGLSDMVKLEVIGDQQTLYPDLSGLIEATKILVKEGFTVLPYSSDDLITALRLEDAGASCVMPLGAPIGSGLGIVNPHNIRIIINRLKVPVIVDAGVGTASDVAVAMELGADGVLLNTGIALAKDPVRMARAMKLACEAGHLAYSAGRIEKKYLTASASSPTEGEIE, encoded by the coding sequence ATGAAACACAATATTTTAAAGATAGGCAAATACGAATTCAAGAACCGCCTGTTTGTCGGCACCGGGAAATACGCCACGTTCAAGTTGATGGCCGAGGCGCTTGAGGCATCCGGAACTGAATGTGTTACTGTTGCCGTCAGGCGCGTTAACCTTAATGATAAATCCAAAGAATCCCTGCTTGATTACATAGATAAAAAGAAATACGTTATTCTGCCGAATACCGCCGGTTGTTATACGGTTGATGAGGCGGTCAGGACTGCGCGGCTGGGGCGCGAGGTGGGGCTTTCCGATATGGTCAAGCTCGAGGTCATCGGCGACCAGCAGACGCTTTATCCCGATTTATCGGGGTTGATAGAAGCGACCAAGATACTTGTCAAGGAAGGATTTACCGTCCTGCCTTACAGCTCGGATGATTTGATTACTGCCTTAAGGCTTGAGGATGCCGGTGCATCGTGCGTCATGCCTTTAGGGGCTCCCATCGGTTCGGGGCTTGGCATCGTTAATCCACATAATATCCGGATTATTATTAACCGCCTGAAAGTGCCGGTGATTGTGGATGCCGGGGTCGGGACGGCCTCCGATGTCGCGGTTGCCATGGAACTGGGCGCGGACGGGGTGCTCCTTAATACCGGAATCGCCTTAGCCAAAGATCCGGTCAGGATGGCGCGCGCCATGAAACTCGCCTGCGAGGCAGGGCATCTGGCATATTCCGCCGGCCGGATAGAAAAGAAGTATTTAACGGCAAGCGCAAGCAGCCCGACCGAAGGGGAAATAGAGTAG
- a CDS encoding YjbQ family protein, with translation METISVKSRARTEMIDITGEIQKALAKTKIKNGLAHVYIPHTTAGVTINENADPSVREDIINTLNRLIPESGNYRHSEGNSDAHVKSSLTGTSQFIPVEEGRLALGTWQGIFFCEFDGPRSRNVYINILER, from the coding sequence ATGGAAACGATAAGTGTTAAAAGCAGGGCGCGGACAGAAATGATTGATATTACCGGAGAAATCCAAAAGGCGCTGGCTAAAACCAAGATAAAAAACGGATTGGCACATGTATATATTCCGCATACAACGGCTGGCGTGACGATTAACGAAAACGCCGACCCGAGCGTCCGGGAAGATATTATAAACACACTGAACCGGTTAATCCCGGAATCCGGCAATTACCGCCATTCGGAAGGCAATTCTGATGCCCATGTTAAATCGAGTTTGACGGGAACTTCGCAGTTTATCCCGGTTGAGGAGGGGCGACTGGCTCTGGGAACCTGGCAGGGGATTTTCTTCTGCGAGTTTGACGGCCCGCGCAGCAGAAACGTCTATATAAATATTTTAGAAAGGTGA
- the rpsU gene encoding 30S ribosomal protein S21, protein MAGIRVKVEGSIDRALRQFKKKCIDSGLLMELKRRAYYEKPSEERRRLQKKKERTIKGPKLFLKNKFSFDRPKSFSR, encoded by the coding sequence ATGGCTGGTATCAGAGTAAAAGTTGAAGGATCAATAGATAGGGCACTCAGGCAGTTTAAGAAAAAGTGCATCGATTCCGGGCTGTTGATGGAGCTTAAACGGCGCGCCTATTACGAAAAGCCAAGCGAAGAGCGCCGGAGGCTGCAGAAGAAAAAAGAACGGACTATCAAAGGGCCGAAGCTCTTTCTGAAGAATAAATTTTCTTTTGACCGCCCCAAAAGTTTTAGCAGGTAA
- the miaA gene encoding tRNA (adenosine(37)-N6)-dimethylallyltransferase MiaA: MKKNRLFCILAPTASGKKEITQVIADKINSEQRAPSTRICGDAPTYVGAEIVSLDSMKIYRGMDIGTAKPTQLEIKKYHYHLVDIVSPQDSYDTARFLMDCQGAIKDIRKKDKQPILVVGTPLYLQCLLYGIFEGPPADKAIRLKLEEEANNKGLTFLYECLKKVDPKRVKSVHENDRKRIVRALEVYEITGKPMSSFQTHWAPGQDKKEQYPAILVGLRWEKQTLLKRIDQRVDKMFKDGLIEEVKELWTKKMLGEQSIQGIAYQEVVQHLKGEISLEETKELTKKRTHALAKKQMTWFRSFKDVEWIDISEGVDKGEIVDRVIKYFLC; the protein is encoded by the coding sequence ATGAAGAAGAACAGGCTTTTTTGCATCTTAGCGCCGACGGCTTCCGGCAAGAAGGAAATCACCCAAGTAATTGCCGATAAGATTAATTCGGAGCAACGCGCCCCCTCCACCCGAATCTGCGGGGATGCCCCGACCTACGTCGGTGCAGAAATCGTCTCGCTGGATTCGATGAAAATCTACCGAGGGATGGATATCGGCACGGCTAAACCGACACAGCTTGAGATAAAGAAATATCATTATCACCTCGTGGATATTGTTTCTCCCCAAGACTCCTACGATACAGCACGGTTTTTAATGGATTGCCAGGGAGCCATTAAGGATATAAGGAAAAAGGATAAACAACCTATTCTGGTTGTGGGAACGCCGTTATACCTGCAATGCCTTTTATACGGAATATTCGAGGGCCCTCCGGCAGATAAAGCGATACGGCTAAAACTGGAAGAAGAGGCCAATAACAAAGGCTTGACTTTTCTTTACGAGTGCCTTAAGAAAGTTGACCCGAAACGCGTGAAAAGTGTCCACGAAAACGACCGCAAGCGAATCGTCCGCGCCCTGGAGGTATATGAAATAACCGGAAAACCCATGTCCTCGTTCCAGACGCACTGGGCACCCGGGCAGGATAAAAAAGAGCAGTATCCGGCAATCTTGGTCGGTTTGAGATGGGAAAAACAAACACTCCTTAAGCGGATTGACCAAAGAGTGGATAAGATGTTTAAAGACGGATTGATAGAAGAGGTTAAGGAATTATGGACTAAAAAGATGCTCGGAGAACAGTCCATCCAGGGAATTGCTTATCAGGAAGTTGTGCAACATCTTAAGGGCGAAATCTCTCTGGAGGAAACAAAAGAGCTGACCAAGAAACGCACGCACGCGCTCGCTAAGAAACAGATGACCTGGTTCAGGTCGTTTAAGGATGTCGAATGGATAGATATTTCGGAGGGTGTTGATAAGGGTGAAATAGTTGATAGGGTTATTAAATACTTTTTATGTTGA
- a CDS encoding NTP transferase domain-containing protein, with the protein MKGIILAGGLGTRLYPLTKVTNKHLLPVYKQPMIYYPIKTLVEAGIKDIMIVTGGNNAGDFLKLLENGKEFGLKGLNYAYQKGEGGIAAALALAEHFADCGKIVVILGDNLIESSIKPFVTSFKHQKKGARIILKEVPDPQRFGVPVFKNKKIIKIEEKPKSPKSNYAVIGIYMYDERVFDIVKTLKPSGRGELEISDVNNAYLKRGELRYDILDGWWTDAGTFDSLIRASNLVAKNAGG; encoded by the coding sequence ATGAAAGGCATCATTCTGGCAGGCGGATTAGGTACCAGGCTTTACCCCTTGACCAAGGTTACCAATAAGCACCTGCTTCCCGTTTACAAGCAACCGATGATATATTACCCGATAAAAACACTGGTGGAAGCCGGGATAAAAGATATTATGATAGTTACGGGAGGAAATAATGCCGGGGATTTCCTGAAGCTCCTGGAAAACGGGAAGGAATTCGGGCTTAAAGGCTTAAATTACGCTTACCAGAAAGGCGAAGGCGGAATCGCCGCGGCATTGGCATTGGCGGAACATTTCGCGGATTGTGGTAAAATCGTGGTTATATTAGGCGATAACCTGATAGAATCGTCCATCAAGCCTTTTGTCACGAGCTTTAAGCACCAGAAAAAAGGAGCGCGTATCATACTTAAGGAAGTGCCTGATCCGCAACGGTTCGGGGTGCCTGTTTTTAAGAACAAGAAAATAATTAAAATAGAAGAAAAACCCAAATCGCCTAAATCCAATTACGCGGTCATCGGCATTTATATGTATGACGAACGGGTTTTTGATATTGTAAAAACGTTAAAACCTTCAGGCCGCGGAGAACTGGAAATAAGCGATGTCAATAACGCGTATCTAAAACGCGGAGAACTGCGGTATGATATCCTCGACGGCTGGTGGACGGATGCGGGCACGTTCGATTCGCTTATCCGGGCAAGCAACCTGGTAGCAAAAAACGCAGGGGGTTAA
- a CDS encoding zinc-ribbon domain containing protein, whose translation MELADKTLKCGLCGNDFVFTADEQKFFQEKGFQNEPKRCLACRKVKRQERRRSFGGREGKFTKTEVTCATCGKTTEVPFKPVQNRPVYCNECFAKMKAEGTGNQ comes from the coding sequence ATGGAACTTGCAGACAAAACATTGAAATGCGGTCTTTGTGGAAACGACTTTGTTTTCACGGCGGATGAACAGAAGTTTTTCCAGGAAAAAGGATTTCAGAATGAGCCGAAACGTTGCCTGGCTTGCCGTAAGGTAAAGAGACAGGAAAGGCGCAGGAGTTTCGGCGGCCGTGAAGGAAAATTCACGAAAACCGAAGTAACATGCGCGACATGCGGTAAAACGACAGAAGTCCCTTTTAAACCTGTACAAAATAGACCCGTTTATTGCAACGAATGCTTTGCCAAGATGAAAGCCGAAGGCACAGGCAATCAATAA